TCCGGCAGAAGGTCTTGCCCGGATAAGGGCTTGTCTTTCCCAGAGCCGGGCATTTTCTTCATGATACTTTTTGAAGGATTCAAGCGATGAAACTAACGCTCCGGACCTACCCGAGGGCCTAAGGCCCATATCTATCTTGTAGGCGTAGCCTTCACCTGTTGGTGTAGATAGGACTGATATCATTTTCTGCCCCAGACGGGAGAAGAATTCATGGTCATCTCCATCGTAGATAAAGATGATATCGAGGTCAGAGTTATAGCTCATCTCCCTACCTCCCAGCTTTCCCATGCCCATTACTACCATGTCCGAGGCCTTGTTTTTAGCCCGGGGCTTCCGTCCCAGAGTCTTTATGGCTAGCGAGAGCCCGACTTCCATCACCGTTTCCGCCAACATGGAAAGATAGTCGCCGACGTAGAGTGGGTCCACTTCCCGGTTTAAGTCTCTCAAACATAGCTTTAGAGTCTCCACATGCTTAAACCTTCTAATCGCATCCAGCTTATCCTCAAACTCCTTCTCCTCATCGATGACCCTGCTGAGTTCTTCCACCATGTCCTCTTTCGACTCAAACTCCTTCCATACCTCTTTCAAGGTGAGAATGTCGAGATACTCCGGGTGCTTGATCAAGAAGTTGGAAAGGTATCCGCTCGTGGCAAATAGCCTTGAGAGCAATTCCAGTATCTCCGGGTTCTCCGCAAGCATGGCGTATATAGATGTGCGGAATCTTATGCCGGAGATAAAGCGCTCCAGGTTTCGAAGAGCGGCGTCTGGGTCTGGAGAGTTTATGACTTTACTCAAGAAGGCTGGAATTATCTTTCGTACCAGGCTCCTTCCTCTCTGGGTGAGCCCTCCCTTCTTTGTATCCAGGAGGACGCCAAAAAGCTCTATTGCTGTCTCCGGGTACTTAAACCCAAGCTTCCTTAAATTCTCTCTGGCCTCATCCTCGGCTATATGGCCTTCCGTCAGAAAATCGGCTAATTCCCAGAATTCCTTTCCCTCTTCCTCGATCTTACGCGACGGCTCGTAGAAAAGCCGGTCGTATATTGTCGAGACCTGGGAGGTCATTTTTTGGTATTCCCGCTCGAATTCTTCCCGGCGGTTAAACCCAAGTCTCTTAGCCAGCTTATCCACGCTGTCCGGGTCCTCCGGGATCCTATGGGTCTGAAGCTCGTCTGCCAACTGAATGGCGTGCTCGACCTTCCTCAAGAATAAGTATGAAGAGGTCAAGGATTTAAAGACCGGCTCCTCGATGATTCTGTTGGCGAGGAGTTTTTCCAAAGCCTTAAGGGTGTTTTTCTCCCTCAAATCACTGAGGGCGCCGCCATTAACCAGTTGTAATGCCTGTATGAAAAACTCTATCTCTCTAATACCTCCCTTTCCCAGTTTTACGTCGTGTCTCTTATGGAGCTTATCCAACTTGGTCTTCATATCTTTCAGGTCTTCTATGGAAGCGTAGTCTAGAAATTTCTTATAGACAAAAGGTTCAATTTCCCGGTTGAATTCCTCTCCTAGTGAAATGTTCCCGGCAACCGGCCTGGATTTGATGAGTGCCGCTCTCTCCCAGGTATCACCCCAGTAAAAGTAATGCTCGATTGCTCCCTCATACGACACGGCAATGGCGCTCTTCCCGCCTCCGGGACGAAGCCCCAGGTCAACCCTATAAATGAAACCTTCGTTAGTGACGGCGCTGATTGTCTTGGTAATTCTTTCAGCCAGTTTGAAGAAAGGGTCCGGATTTCCCAGGTCTTTATATAGATAGACCAAATCGATATCAGAGCTTAAATTGAGTTCTCTACCCCCCAGCTTTCCCATGCCTATTATCACGAATCTCCCCAGGTTTTTGAGCTGCATTTCCTCCTTAAAAAATCTAAACGCCGCCTCCAATATACCGCTGGCCAGGTCCGAGAGCTCCTCCATTATCT
The nucleotide sequence above comes from Thermodesulfobacteriota bacterium. Encoded proteins:
- the glnE gene encoding bifunctional [glutamate--ammonia ligase]-adenylyl-L-tyrosine phosphorylase/[glutamate--ammonia-ligase] adenylyltransferase produces the protein MSKVFPDPENAENALALFKEFHGTIPKQKEEILYLIASYSRFLGRAIISYPEILDTFFTPEFLQSQKPLQKTLEETIGIAKSSKTAELLMARLRRYKYKEISRIIYRDIMDLGGFPEIMEELSDLASGILEAAFRFFKEEMQLKNLGRFVIIGMGKLGGRELNLSSDIDLVYLYKDLGNPDPFFKLAERITKTISAVTNEGFIYRVDLGLRPGGGKSAIAVSYEGAIEHYFYWGDTWERAALIKSRPVAGNISLGEEFNREIEPFVYKKFLDYASIEDLKDMKTKLDKLHKRHDVKLGKGGIREIEFFIQALQLVNGGALSDLREKNTLKALEKLLANRIIEEPVFKSLTSSYLFLRKVEHAIQLADELQTHRIPEDPDSVDKLAKRLGFNRREEFEREYQKMTSQVSTIYDRLFYEPSRKIEEEGKEFWELADFLTEGHIAEDEARENLRKLGFKYPETAIELFGVLLDTKKGGLTQRGRSLVRKIIPAFLSKVINSPDPDAALRNLERFISGIRFRTSIYAMLAENPEILELLSRLFATSGYLSNFLIKHPEYLDILTLKEVWKEFESKEDMVEELSRVIDEEKEFEDKLDAIRRFKHVETLKLCLRDLNREVDPLYVGDYLSMLAETVMEVGLSLAIKTLGRKPRAKNKASDMVVMGMGKLGGREMSYNSDLDIIFIYDGDDHEFFSRLGQKMISVLSTPTGEGYAYKIDMGLRPSGRSGALVSSLESFKKYHEENARLWERQALIRARPSAGNMELGKRVMGAVEFFVYEKPLNEDFHKEIDHLRLRMEKELAKESEKKLNLKTGRGGIVDIEFLVQMLQLKFGRDYRPVRTQNTHQALEALNRCDLIDEDTFRVLRDGLYFLKKMENMLRLLHDGATSELYENDFRKLALELNTKGDGEKLKETYISKTNEIRRIYERYFS